AGAACGATCCGCGCGCCCGCACGGATCGCCATCACGGAAGGAAACACACAACGTGGACATCGCTGCAATCAACGGCAACATCGCCACCGTCGGTTACGGCCTCGCCGCCATCGGCCCGGCCATCGGCGTGGGCATCGTCGTCGGCAAGACCATCGAGAGCGTCGCCCGTCAGCCCGAGCTGGCTGGCCGTCTCCAGGTCCTGATGTACATCGGTATCGCGTTCACCGAGGCGCTCGCCTTCATCGGTATCGCGACCTACTTCATCTTC
Above is a genomic segment from Leifsonia xyli subsp. xyli str. CTCB07 containing:
- the atpE gene encoding ATP synthase F0 subunit C, whose protein sequence is MDIAAINGNIATVGYGLAAIGPAIGVGIVVGKTIESVARQPELAGRLQVLMYIGIAFTEALAFIGIATYFIFQ